The following coding sequences lie in one Cloeon dipterum chromosome 1, ieCloDipt1.1, whole genome shotgun sequence genomic window:
- the LOC135948170 gene encoding cytochrome b5-related protein — protein MAPRGSSFPGLWKYPSNRDIWAKSSISWLEGRRKDDGAHGLWRIHDHLYDFSTFVDSHPGGADWLQLTKGTDITEAFEVHHLTSLPRAMLDKYKVRPISERRNSPYTFLPDGFYNTFKTRVLQKFSTSQLKGPSAESKLVTDSLFSAFVVCTLISAYKSSIDFAMLAGVLLAFTVCAAHNFVHMRNEWRRYYVNLSMLSAKHFRIYHTLSHHLYPNSVLDLEVSLLEPWLPWLPRPEKNVLERYASWLISPIVYALMFPSEFARRVISHGPDLNDLSALLVPAAMGLVSPASLYLWPVMILTASFVYSLTSINAGHHHPEVVHDGDATRKDRDWGLAQVDCVIDRGDLNGVSVSTDGDISSSGSWWHFVLVLCNFGHHTLHHLMPTVDHFRLRQMYPILEQTLADFGIRYRVDGAIPLVSSQFQQLARNEPNPVPPEEREKKML, from the exons CAGCTGGCTAGAGGGACGGCGCAAGGACGACGGCGCCCACGGCCTCTGGCGAATTCACGACCACCTTTACGACTTTTCCACCTTCGTCGACTCGCATCCTGGCGGCGCCGACTGGCTCCAGCTTACTAAG GGGACGGACATCACGGAGGCCTTCGAGGTGCACCACCTGACCAGCTTGCCACGTGCCATGCTGGACAAGTACAAAGTGCGCCCGATCAGTGAACGCAG AAATTCACCATACACGTTCCTACCGGACGGGTTCTACAACACGTTCAAGACGCGAGTCCTGCAGAAATTCTCCACATCGCAGCTCAAGGGTCCGTCAGCAGAGTCAAAACTAGTCACCGACTCACTATTTTCCGCCTTCGTCGTTTGCACCCTTATCAGTGCGTACAAGTCATCAATCGACTTCGCCATGCTCGCTGGAGTCTTGCTTGCGTTCACTGTTT GCGCGGCGCACAACTTTGTGCATATGCGGAACGAGTGGCGTCGCTATTACGTGAACCTGAGCATGCTGTCAGCAAAGCACTTCCGCATCTACCACACCCTGAGCCACCACCTGTACCCGAACAGCGTGCTTGACCTTGAGGTATCTCTGCTTGAGCCGTGGCTGCCCTGGCTGCCGCGTCCTGAGAAGAACGTGCTCGAAAGATACGCCAGCTGGCTGATTAGTCCTATCGTCTACGCCCTGATGTTCCCCTCCGAGTTCGCCAGAAGGGTGATCTCGCATGGTCCTGACCTCAACGACCTTTCAGCCCTGCTCGTGCCCGCCGCTATGGGCCTAGTGTCGCCCGCAAGTCTCTACCTTTGGCCCGTTATGATt ttAACCGCGAGTTTCGTCTACTCCCTGACAAGCATCAACGCCGGCCACCACCACCCTGAGGTGGTTCACGACGGCGACGCGACGCGAAAAGACCGCGACTGGGGCCTGGCGCAGGTGGACTGCGTGATCGACCGCGGCGACCTGAACGGCGTCAGCGTGTCTACCGACGGCGACATCTCCAGCTCCGGCAGCTGGTGGCACTTTGTGCTGGTGCTGTGCAACTTTGGGCATCACACGCTGCACCACCTGATGCCCACCGTGGACCACTTCCGCCTGCGCCAGATGTACCCCATCCTGGAGCAGACCCTGGCCGATTTCGGCATCAGGTACAGAGTGGATGGCGCCATTCCGCTCGTCAGCTCTCAGTTCCAGCAGCTCGCCAGGAACGAGCCTAACCCTGTACCACCCGAGGAGAGGGAGAAAAAgatgctgtaa